The genomic stretch GGTTGGGCGCAGATCAAGTGCGCGCCGATACCCTGGCACTCGACAGTCACAGAGGTCTTGAAGCAGGGAGTCCCAGGGTGTTGCTGGGCCTGCAATATCCAAATGTAAAATCCCATGTCGAAACTGTGCTGACGGACCTGTTACGCCCGCGCGGAGAGCCCTCTATGCCGTCCTTCGATGAAGAGAAAACACGACACCTCGCCCATGGGGTCGTGCAGGAATTAGCAGATATCGCGGGCTTTTGGTTTCAGGTCGGGCAGAAAAGCGCGACATTACAGTTGGACGATCAACAGCGAAAGACACTCTCGGGCTGTCTGGAGCCGCGATCCTGGCAATACCTCACAAACAATCTGGGCATGCTGCAATATCACCATTGGCAAGAATGCCCGTCAGCATGCCTGTCAATTCTACTTGGCAAGATCTGGTTCAAGTTTCCCGAACGTCTGATCATCCCCGCAAAACGACAGCTTGCCGCCGGCGATGACGCATTCGACGACCTTTCTGGCAAAGGGCTGATCCGCCATCTTGCCGAGCTTCAGAACCCCGATCACCATGAACGCGAGAAAAAGCAGGTCTTTGACCAGATCAACATTTTCCTGCGCGAGGTCACCGGCAAACCCGATGCGCAACTCGAGGTGCCCAACCACCGCGACCATCTGCTGGTGCATATGGACAACAAGGTCCTGCCGCTGTCATCGCTGGGCACCGGCATTCACGAGGTCATCCTGATCGCGGCCTTTTGCACGATCCACCAGCACAGGATCATGTGTATCGAGGAACCCGAAATCCATCTGCATCCGCTGTTGCAGCGCAAGCTGATCCGCTATTTGCAGGACAAGACAAAGAACCAATATTTCATCGCCACCCATTCGGCGGCCTTTATCGACACGCCGGGGGCATCGGTCTTTCATATCCGCAATGACGGGGTCCAGACCTCTGTGACGCCTGCCATCATCAAAGACGATAGGCGCGCGATTTGCGATGAATTGGGCTATCGCGCCTCGGATATCCTGCAAGCGAATGCTGTGATCTGGGTCGAAGGGCCGTCAGACCGGATCTATATCCGGCGCTGGGTGCAAGAGATTGACGCCAGCCTGCAAGAGGGCGTCCATTATACGATCATGTTCTATGGTGGCGGGCTGATCAAGCATCTGAGCGTGGATGATGATGCGCTGGAGGATTTCATCAAGCTGCGCGATCTGAACCGCAATAGTGTTGTCGTGATCGACAGCGACAAAGACAAGCCGCGCGCCAAGTTGAAACCGGCCGTGGCCCGGATCAAGGCAGAGATGTCCCAGGATGGTGGTCTTGTCTGGATTACCCAGGGCCGCGAGATCGAGAATTACGTGCCGCATGACCAGCTGCAGGCGGCGTTGAAACAGATCCATACAAAAGTCTACGGCGAGGCTGAAGCAGGGGGGCAGTTCGATCATGCCTTCTATTTCAGGCGAAAGGCGTCAAAAGACGCGGTCTATAAGGAGGGTGACAAGGTCGGTGCCGCCAAGATCGTTTGCGCAGCGCAGGTGGATCTGGATGTGCTGGATCTGCGCCAGCGGGTGAAGGAGCTGGCCAAGATGATCCGCCGCGCAAATGGGCTGAGCGCGTAAGGTGGATTTCAATCCACCCTACATCACATCGTGAAAGCTTTGCCGCAGCGCGACATCCAGATCGGCCATGCTGACCGGCAGGCCAAGGTCCACCAGCGACGTCACCCCGTGGTCGCGGATGCCGCAGGGCACGATGCCGTCGAAATGCGAAAGATCGGGGTCCAGGTTGATCGCAAGGCCGTGAAATGACACCCATTTGCGCATGCGGATGCCAATGGCGGCGATCTTGTCCTCGGCCAGCGTGCCATCCGGCCTGCGCGGCTTGTCCGGGCGCTGCACCCAGACGCCGACACGGCCCGGCCGGATCTCGCCTTTGATGTTGAAGCTTTCCAGCGTGCCGATCACCCAATGTTCCAGATCCTGCACAAAGCGACGCAGATCGCGCCCGCGCTTGCCCACGTCCAGCATGACATAGACAACCCGTTGCCCCGGCCCGTGATAGGTATATTCGCCACCGCGCCGCGCCTCATGCACCGCAAAGCGGTCCGGCGCGATCAGATCCGCCGGTTTGGCCGATGTGCCCGCAGTGTAAAGCGGCGGGTGTTCCAGCAGCCAGATACATTCATCCGCCTCGCCCGCGATAATCGCATTGACGCGGTTTTCCATGAAGGCCAGCG from Yoonia vestfoldensis encodes the following:
- the lipB gene encoding lipoyl(octanoyl) transferase LipB; this encodes MVDWIISDGLTEYDAALAFMENRVNAIIAGEADECIWLLEHPPLYTAGTSAKPADLIAPDRFAVHEARRGGEYTYHGPGQRVVYVMLDVGKRGRDLRRFVQDLEHWVIGTLESFNIKGEIRPGRVGVWVQRPDKPRRPDGTLAEDKIAAIGIRMRKWVSFHGLAINLDPDLSHFDGIVPCGIRDHGVTSLVDLGLPVSMADLDVALRQSFHDVM
- a CDS encoding AAA family ATPase, coding for MPIYLEGIAVQFYRGIGPETQYIAPFTAMNFFVGANNAGKSVILNVIKERLGADQVRADTLALDSHRGLEAGSPRVLLGLQYPNVKSHVETVLTDLLRPRGEPSMPSFDEEKTRHLAHGVVQELADIAGFWFQVGQKSATLQLDDQQRKTLSGCLEPRSWQYLTNNLGMLQYHHWQECPSACLSILLGKIWFKFPERLIIPAKRQLAAGDDAFDDLSGKGLIRHLAELQNPDHHEREKKQVFDQINIFLREVTGKPDAQLEVPNHRDHLLVHMDNKVLPLSSLGTGIHEVILIAAFCTIHQHRIMCIEEPEIHLHPLLQRKLIRYLQDKTKNQYFIATHSAAFIDTPGASVFHIRNDGVQTSVTPAIIKDDRRAICDELGYRASDILQANAVIWVEGPSDRIYIRRWVQEIDASLQEGVHYTIMFYGGGLIKHLSVDDDALEDFIKLRDLNRNSVVVIDSDKDKPRAKLKPAVARIKAEMSQDGGLVWITQGREIENYVPHDQLQAALKQIHTKVYGEAEAGGQFDHAFYFRRKASKDAVYKEGDKVGAAKIVCAAQVDLDVLDLRQRVKELAKMIRRANGLSA